The following proteins come from a genomic window of Ilumatobacter coccineus YM16-304:
- a CDS encoding tyrosine-type recombinase/integrase, which produces MSAVKNGIGSYTTKAGVRRYKVVMKVNGKTTTYGKFATKSEAERFRDLRRAEVVTGDWIDPKKGRTLFGEYASSWVESEDLERTTKAMYRRMLDGRLACWHDVPLGQINSADVRAWVGEMRNTPSKKTGKPLARATVVKTYTLLHKVMSVAVDDGLIRSNPCHVNFKKENPKRFYCPSPDDVLALADEVPHRYRALILIAGFGGLRWGECIGLTRRWVDLDASTVSVRQTVAETADGEMYLQERGKTDAAVRDVYVPAVVRQALALHLATYADPGPDGLLFPATQRSRTKTPYVRRENFRRQVWLKAQKSLDLPPIRFHDLRHAAATLLAQSGATTRELMEQIGHVNPDAAIRYQHATEDRRKAIPAKLDALIPTDSVQSTGTDNVIPLR; this is translated from the coding sequence ATGAGCGCAGTGAAGAACGGCATCGGCAGCTACACGACCAAGGCCGGAGTCCGTCGCTACAAGGTCGTGATGAAGGTCAACGGCAAGACCACGACCTACGGCAAGTTCGCAACCAAGAGTGAAGCCGAGCGGTTTCGAGATCTGCGGCGAGCGGAGGTTGTGACCGGCGACTGGATCGACCCGAAGAAGGGCCGGACTTTGTTCGGCGAGTACGCGTCGTCATGGGTCGAGAGCGAGGACCTTGAGCGCACCACGAAGGCGATGTATCGACGGATGCTCGACGGTCGTCTGGCGTGCTGGCATGACGTGCCGCTCGGTCAGATCAATAGCGCCGACGTGCGCGCTTGGGTCGGCGAGATGCGCAACACGCCGTCGAAGAAGACTGGCAAGCCGTTGGCGCGTGCGACGGTGGTGAAGACGTACACGCTGCTGCACAAGGTCATGTCGGTGGCGGTCGATGACGGACTGATCCGAAGCAACCCGTGCCACGTCAACTTCAAGAAGGAGAACCCCAAGCGGTTCTACTGCCCGAGTCCAGACGATGTGCTGGCTTTGGCCGACGAGGTGCCGCACCGCTACCGAGCGCTCATCTTGATCGCAGGGTTCGGCGGGTTGCGGTGGGGCGAGTGCATCGGACTCACGAGACGTTGGGTCGATCTCGACGCATCGACCGTCAGTGTCCGCCAGACCGTCGCCGAAACCGCCGATGGGGAGATGTACCTACAGGAGCGAGGGAAGACCGACGCAGCCGTGAGAGACGTGTATGTGCCCGCTGTGGTGCGGCAGGCGCTTGCTCTGCACCTGGCGACCTACGCCGACCCTGGACCCGACGGGTTGTTGTTCCCGGCGACTCAGCGGAGCCGGACCAAGACGCCGTACGTCCGACGTGAGAACTTTCGCCGGCAGGTTTGGCTCAAGGCGCAGAAGTCGCTCGATCTCCCGCCGATCCGGTTCCACGACTTGCGTCATGCGGCAGCGACGTTGCTCGCGCAGTCGGGCGCGACGACCCGAGAGCTGATGGAGCAGATCGGCCACGTGAACCCCGACGCTGCGATCAGGTACCAGCACGCCACCGAGGATCGTAGGAAGGCGATCCCGGCCAAGCTCGATGCACTGATCCCCACCGACAGCGTTCAATCGACAGGCACCGACAACGTGATCCCGCTGCGTTGA
- a CDS encoding recombinase family protein gives MKSDLLLFSLPRSRNMRAMEANTLRNVIVYLRVSTDEQARGGLGIAAQRTTIEQQAEHRGWIVTYATDDGYTASNLKRPALLAALDSLRSGEADALVVSKLDRLSRSLMDFASLMETARSEGWAVIALDLGVDMSTPAGEMLSNVLASFAQYERRLISQRTTDALAELRRQGVQLGRPRVLNDDLVATCAAWRAVGCTYASIADRLNDDGTPTAHGGERWHASTVRAVLKSHERRQEAAA, from the coding sequence ATGAAATCCGACTTACTGTTGTTTTCTCTGCCGAGGTCGCGCAACATGCGCGCCATGGAAGCAAATACACTAAGAAACGTCATAGTCTATTTGCGGGTGTCGACCGATGAGCAAGCTCGCGGTGGTCTAGGAATTGCAGCTCAGCGAACAACGATCGAGCAGCAGGCCGAGCACCGAGGCTGGATCGTCACCTACGCCACGGACGACGGCTACACAGCGTCCAACTTGAAGCGTCCGGCGTTGCTCGCAGCTCTCGACTCGCTGCGTAGCGGTGAGGCCGACGCGCTCGTGGTCAGCAAGCTCGATCGACTCAGCAGGTCACTGATGGACTTCGCATCGCTCATGGAGACGGCGCGCTCCGAGGGCTGGGCCGTGATCGCGCTCGATCTCGGCGTGGACATGAGCACCCCCGCCGGAGAAATGCTCTCGAACGTCCTCGCGTCGTTCGCCCAATACGAAAGGCGGTTGATCAGCCAGCGGACCACGGACGCGCTTGCGGAGCTACGAAGGCAGGGTGTGCAGCTCGGTCGCCCGAGGGTTCTGAACGACGATCTCGTGGCGACGTGTGCCGCCTGGCGAGCGGTGGGATGCACGTACGCATCGATTGCCGACCGACTCAACGACGACGGCACGCCGACCGCTCACGGCGGCGAGCGCTGGCACGCCAGCACGGTCCGAGCAGTTCTCAAGAGTCACGAGCGCCGTCAGGAGGCAGCGGCATGA
- a CDS encoding WhiB family transcriptional regulator, protein MSGDEWRRRAACRGLSPSLFFPERGESNVEAKAVCASCSVSIECLNESQIRYLGIPTAGIWAGTTARERSYFKTDDQPIDQGMAS, encoded by the coding sequence ATGAGCGGCGACGAGTGGCGGCGACGGGCTGCCTGTCGAGGTCTGAGTCCCTCGTTGTTCTTCCCCGAGCGCGGCGAGTCGAACGTCGAGGCGAAAGCAGTCTGCGCGTCGTGCTCAGTATCGATTGAGTGCCTGAACGAGTCGCAGATTCGATATCTCGGCATCCCCACCGCCGGCATTTGGGCAGGGACGACAGCGCGCGAACGATCGTATTTCAAGACAGATGACCAACCGATTGATCAAGGAATGGCGTCGTGA
- a CDS encoding DUF3854 domain-containing protein, with protein sequence MLASSDIGPFVADARGYEWVTDRGRLDELGFSARQAELVPGLLIPTHGVVAGAGDVGYQFRPEKPRVIEREGSEPKVIKYESRDGFANRLDCPPLSRHLLDDPSTVLYWTEGAKKADSAASRGLLCVTAPGVDLGPEALTDLDSIPLDGRPVFIAFDSDVMTKPTVRDALQRLTVHLASRGASVRWIELPELAAPEDIFGEPSKTGLDDYFARGGTVDALSLHQRVPRLTVRNDGDFEQAVDTLTLGLQVQNDPPALFNRGALIEVDADSVREVSHLRLEVLIGRSVDSTKTVKGGPVPDHPSQRLAKAVLHNADRWRFPQLDRVTRGPTFAPDGTLRVKPGYHASSRTLYLPNELVTIGPIAHPSRSEIDSAVELITGDLLGQFPFVAEADRAHAVALALLPLVRDLIDGPTPLHGIGAPGGGAGTGKTKLAASTLAPALGSVGEGLGAPPSSNEEMSKQITAVLVEGHELVMFDNADREVNYPALQAALTTMVWTGRILGETRTVTVANRATWVITGNALRFVWDLARRVLPINLDAGMERPMDRTGWRRELPAWAIGEGRADLLHALCVLVTAWLARGRPAPPPSVPAFGSFERYRDVIGGILAVAGIGGFLGNIDQHSKSDEAANRREVVFCAVSEVHRDNWFTAGDVVALIGKDDESAALFDNHGRPGHSLNTKVGNFLKGETGSYADGRRLVRSDDKYQNRWRYRLEEVGS encoded by the coding sequence ATGCTGGCCAGCTCTGACATCGGCCCCTTCGTTGCGGATGCTCGGGGCTACGAATGGGTGACCGATCGTGGTCGGCTGGACGAGCTTGGATTCTCTGCTCGACAAGCGGAGCTTGTACCCGGTCTGTTGATCCCGACGCACGGTGTCGTGGCGGGCGCAGGTGACGTCGGGTATCAGTTCCGGCCGGAGAAGCCCCGAGTCATCGAGCGCGAGGGCAGCGAGCCGAAGGTCATCAAGTACGAGTCTCGCGACGGGTTCGCGAATCGTCTCGACTGTCCGCCGCTCTCTCGCCACTTGCTAGACGACCCAAGCACCGTTCTCTACTGGACCGAGGGAGCCAAGAAGGCAGACTCTGCCGCAAGTCGCGGGCTGTTGTGCGTGACCGCACCCGGCGTTGACCTCGGACCGGAGGCGCTGACCGATCTCGACTCGATCCCGCTCGACGGGCGACCCGTGTTCATCGCGTTCGACAGCGACGTGATGACCAAGCCCACGGTCCGCGACGCCTTGCAGCGGCTCACAGTGCACCTGGCATCCCGAGGCGCGTCGGTGAGATGGATCGAGCTACCGGAGCTTGCTGCACCGGAGGACATCTTCGGCGAGCCGTCGAAGACTGGGCTGGACGACTACTTCGCACGAGGCGGCACCGTCGACGCCTTGTCGCTGCACCAGCGGGTGCCGCGTCTCACCGTGAGGAACGACGGCGATTTTGAGCAAGCCGTCGACACGCTGACGCTCGGTCTGCAAGTGCAGAACGATCCGCCCGCTCTGTTCAACCGAGGCGCGCTCATTGAGGTCGACGCCGACAGTGTGCGAGAGGTCAGTCACTTGCGCCTTGAGGTGTTGATCGGTCGGTCCGTAGATTCAACCAAGACGGTCAAGGGCGGACCGGTGCCGGACCATCCGAGTCAGCGGCTCGCGAAGGCCGTGCTGCACAACGCAGACAGGTGGCGGTTCCCGCAACTCGATCGGGTGACGAGAGGGCCGACGTTCGCGCCGGATGGCACGCTGAGGGTGAAGCCCGGCTACCACGCATCGAGCCGAACGCTGTACCTGCCGAATGAGCTCGTGACGATCGGACCGATTGCACACCCTTCGCGATCCGAGATCGACAGCGCGGTCGAGCTGATCACCGGCGACTTGCTCGGACAGTTCCCATTTGTCGCTGAGGCTGATCGTGCTCATGCAGTTGCTCTTGCGCTGTTGCCGCTCGTGCGCGATCTGATCGACGGCCCGACTCCCCTGCACGGCATCGGTGCCCCTGGCGGCGGTGCGGGCACTGGCAAGACCAAGTTGGCCGCATCGACTCTTGCACCTGCGCTCGGATCAGTGGGCGAGGGTCTAGGCGCGCCACCGTCGAGCAACGAAGAGATGTCGAAGCAGATCACGGCCGTGTTGGTCGAGGGGCACGAGCTGGTCATGTTCGACAACGCTGATCGCGAGGTGAACTATCCGGCGCTTCAAGCGGCTCTCACCACGATGGTCTGGACCGGCCGAATTCTCGGAGAGACGCGGACCGTCACCGTTGCCAACCGCGCCACGTGGGTCATCACGGGCAATGCGTTGCGGTTCGTGTGGGACTTGGCCCGTCGCGTTCTGCCGATCAATCTCGACGCCGGGATGGAGCGGCCGATGGACCGCACCGGCTGGCGTCGTGAGTTGCCCGCATGGGCCATCGGAGAAGGTCGAGCGGACCTACTCCACGCCTTGTGCGTTCTCGTGACGGCATGGCTCGCACGAGGCCGACCGGCGCCACCGCCGAGCGTCCCGGCGTTCGGCAGCTTCGAGCGATACCGAGACGTGATCGGCGGGATTCTCGCAGTCGCAGGGATCGGTGGGTTCCTCGGCAACATCGACCAGCACTCCAAGAGCGACGAGGCAGCGAACCGGCGCGAGGTCGTGTTCTGCGCCGTCTCGGAGGTCCATCGCGACAACTGGTTCACGGCTGGCGATGTCGTCGCACTCATCGGCAAAGACGACGAGTCAGCAGCGCTGTTCGACAATCACGGTCGCCCCGGCCACTCGCTCAATACCAAGGTAGGCAACTTCCTCAAGGGCGAGACTGGCTCGTACGCCGATGGTCGACGCCTTGTCCGATCGGACGACAAGTACCAGAACCGATGGCGATACCGACTTGAGGAGGTCGGCTCGTGA
- a CDS encoding glycosyltransferase family 87 protein — MSPWESQPYAYGPVFNLFAAPARIDELGPKYLFVITWVVTAAILMARATRRSTTRAVAVALMLVVNPLTAISVAVFGLFDVVVGAISLGAVVLWRRDRPAAAGVCLAIGVLLKLFPAVLVPVLVASGCRAGRRAHVVKSVRFLVAVGASTAVGFGLSALMWGPRSVTEPLSFGAQRGPKLMSIFRYLDGRYRPIGSSDLDVSWLSVPLIVVSILAISVWAFRYRVDPVVASATAMIATFNFYKVGHQQFVVVVMLLLALWVAEAATIPTRQRAALALYSCWYGLAQAGYLWTAVANDAQYGFVGEWSWVREVIGAPTFLIASWLIYELIALPMRSTPGASLEPGVGEHPIIVV; from the coding sequence GTGAGTCCGTGGGAATCGCAACCGTACGCCTACGGACCGGTCTTCAATCTCTTCGCTGCCCCGGCTCGAATCGACGAACTCGGGCCCAAGTATCTGTTCGTCATCACCTGGGTCGTGACAGCGGCGATCCTCATGGCGAGAGCCACGCGCCGGTCGACGACGCGAGCAGTCGCGGTCGCCCTCATGCTGGTGGTGAACCCGCTGACCGCCATCTCGGTTGCCGTCTTCGGCCTTTTCGACGTCGTGGTCGGAGCGATCTCCCTCGGAGCGGTCGTGCTGTGGCGACGGGATCGCCCCGCAGCGGCAGGCGTCTGCCTGGCGATCGGCGTGTTGCTCAAGCTGTTTCCGGCGGTTCTCGTTCCGGTGCTGGTGGCATCGGGCTGCCGAGCCGGACGGCGAGCCCACGTCGTGAAGTCCGTTCGGTTTCTCGTGGCCGTCGGTGCCAGCACCGCGGTCGGCTTCGGCCTCAGTGCCCTCATGTGGGGTCCTCGAAGCGTGACCGAACCGTTGTCGTTCGGCGCCCAGCGAGGTCCCAAACTCATGTCGATCTTTCGGTACCTCGATGGGCGGTACCGTCCGATCGGCTCGTCGGATCTGGACGTGAGTTGGCTGAGCGTGCCGTTGATCGTCGTCAGCATTCTGGCGATCTCGGTGTGGGCGTTTCGGTACCGCGTGGATCCGGTCGTCGCGAGCGCCACGGCCATGATCGCAACGTTCAACTTCTACAAGGTCGGTCACCAACAGTTCGTGGTCGTCGTCATGCTGTTGTTGGCCCTCTGGGTCGCCGAGGCAGCGACGATCCCGACGCGACAGCGCGCTGCACTCGCGCTCTATTCGTGTTGGTATGGACTCGCTCAGGCTGGCTACCTCTGGACAGCGGTCGCGAACGACGCCCAGTACGGGTTCGTGGGCGAGTGGTCGTGGGTTCGCGAAGTCATTGGAGCTCCCACCTTTCTCATTGCGTCGTGGCTGATCTACGAACTCATCGCCCTCCCGATGCGGTCGACGCCGGGGGCGTCGCTCGAGCCCGGCGTCGGTGAGCACCCGATCATCGTTGTGTGA
- a CDS encoding diacylglycerol/lipid kinase family protein: MADGFSDRIVVIAHRDESTTAEVVGALHDGGLSSVIDVVRSDDAAGVTSIARDAASQGARAVVAIGGDGTVNLVAQGLMGSSTPLAVAPAGTVNLLSQLTGLDSFAFTVEALKAGDVRSIDVGDVTTDADNGGSTSSPFLLNASSGFDAAVIEDADDHSHARFGRLRFATAGLKRLRRSQPRQLSVHVDGELWFTGRAMSAIVMNFGQRVTADLDVAPDAEPDDGLLDVLVVSCSTLRRFLTVVIRLIAGRAVDPADVLRTRGAAVDVEWVRAEAVQLDGDVSAHTRILRHRVRPSALEVYHRPPRG; this comes from the coding sequence ATGGCTGACGGCTTCAGCGATCGCATCGTGGTGATTGCACACCGTGACGAATCGACCACTGCAGAGGTCGTCGGTGCATTGCACGACGGGGGCTTGAGTTCGGTGATCGACGTGGTGCGATCTGATGATGCCGCCGGTGTGACGTCGATTGCCCGAGATGCAGCATCTCAGGGAGCGCGTGCGGTCGTGGCGATCGGGGGCGATGGAACCGTCAACCTCGTGGCTCAGGGACTCATGGGCTCATCGACCCCGCTGGCGGTTGCTCCGGCCGGGACGGTCAATTTGTTGTCGCAGTTGACCGGTCTCGATTCGTTCGCCTTCACCGTCGAGGCGCTGAAGGCGGGGGACGTCCGCTCCATCGACGTCGGCGACGTGACCACCGACGCAGACAACGGAGGGTCAACCAGCAGCCCGTTTCTGCTCAACGCGAGCAGCGGCTTCGACGCTGCGGTGATCGAGGATGCTGACGACCACAGCCACGCCCGATTCGGGCGCCTCAGATTCGCCACCGCGGGTCTCAAGCGGCTGCGCCGTTCCCAGCCCCGCCAACTGTCGGTGCACGTCGACGGAGAGTTGTGGTTCACCGGCAGGGCGATGAGCGCGATCGTCATGAACTTCGGTCAGCGAGTGACCGCAGACCTCGACGTCGCGCCCGATGCCGAGCCCGACGATGGATTGCTCGATGTGCTCGTCGTTTCGTGTTCGACGCTCCGACGGTTTCTCACCGTCGTGATCCGGCTCATCGCCGGTCGGGCGGTCGATCCCGCCGACGTGCTGCGAACTCGCGGGGCAGCAGTCGATGTCGAGTGGGTTCGGGCGGAGGCGGTGCAACTCGATGGTGACGTGAGCGCTCATACGCGAATTCTGCGACACCGTGTTCGCCCGTCCGCACTCGAGGTGTACCACCGCCCTCCTCGTGGCTGA
- a CDS encoding methyltransferase domain-containing protein: protein MHASSHEMMGEFVEVHLADHRGTPLEIIDFGAQMIGAESLSYRSHLDDPAWTYRGVDIVEGRGVDIVLADPYRWAELPSESIDLFVSGQAFEHIEHFWVTIFEVVRVLKPGGITAIIAPSSGHEHRFPVDCWRFYPDGFAALARYAQCEVVESFTDWGNGEWGDTILVLRKPEWSDSERERFDHRAGLQRLMLSDQSITAARITDEWQFQPQSSSAPSSPLASVSAGALTTRLTARRDRRVATDIGIAEHAEQERRHHLAGLEERATGLAHENAQLREQLAAAQQAAESATGSTVAQTYGTVRAKIADLAGDQGRALYKKLRGRP, encoded by the coding sequence ATGCATGCCAGTTCACACGAAATGATGGGTGAGTTCGTCGAGGTCCACCTCGCCGACCACCGCGGCACGCCCTTGGAGATCATCGACTTCGGCGCACAGATGATCGGCGCCGAGTCGCTCTCGTACCGCTCCCATCTCGACGACCCGGCGTGGACCTACCGCGGCGTCGACATCGTCGAAGGACGCGGCGTCGACATCGTGCTCGCCGACCCGTACCGATGGGCCGAACTCCCGAGCGAGTCGATCGACCTGTTCGTGTCGGGTCAGGCGTTCGAACACATCGAACACTTCTGGGTCACGATCTTCGAAGTCGTCCGCGTGCTCAAGCCCGGCGGCATCACCGCCATCATCGCTCCGTCGAGCGGCCACGAACACCGCTTCCCCGTCGACTGCTGGCGCTTCTACCCAGACGGGTTCGCGGCGCTCGCCCGCTACGCGCAGTGCGAGGTCGTCGAGTCGTTCACCGACTGGGGCAACGGCGAGTGGGGCGACACCATCCTCGTGCTCCGCAAACCCGAGTGGTCAGACAGCGAGCGCGAGCGCTTCGACCACCGAGCCGGCCTGCAACGGCTCATGCTCTCCGACCAGTCGATCACCGCCGCCCGCATCACCGACGAGTGGCAGTTCCAACCACAGTCGAGTTCCGCTCCGTCGAGCCCGCTCGCCAGCGTGTCGGCCGGTGCGCTCACGACGCGCCTCACCGCTCGACGCGACCGCCGAGTGGCCACCGACATCGGCATCGCCGAACACGCCGAACAAGAGCGCCGCCACCACCTCGCCGGCCTCGAAGAGCGAGCGACCGGCCTCGCCCACGAGAACGCGCAGTTACGCGAACAACTCGCGGCCGCACAGCAGGCTGCCGAGAGCGCCACCGGGTCGACCGTGGCCCAGACGTACGGCACGGTCCGCGCGAAGATCGCCGACCTCGCCGGCGACCAGGGCCGAGCCCTCTACAAGAAGCTCCGCGGCCGCCCCTGA
- a CDS encoding acyl-CoA dehydrogenase family protein, whose product MNFAFTEEQEELRSTVRAFLENKSSEEAVREQMETEQGYDAAVWQQMGEQMGLQGLAIPEEFGGSGYSFVELGIVLEEMGRALLCAPFFSTAVLAAQTLIHSGDDAAKQAHLPGIASGETIATVAYVEPSGKWDESGITMEASGSGSDVTLSGTKSFVIDGHVANLIIVAAKSGAGTSLYAVQGDASGLTKTSLSTMDQTRKQAKLDFDNTPATLIGEEGKGWEILSTVLDLVAVGLAAEQVGGAQMVLEQAVEYAKVRVQFGRPIGSFQAIKHKCADMLLEVESAKSAAYYGMWCAAEMNDELASTASLAKAYCSEAYFHAAAENIQIHGGIGFTWEHPAHLYFKRAKSSELMFGDPTYHREQLAQRIGI is encoded by the coding sequence ATGAACTTTGCATTCACCGAAGAGCAGGAAGAACTGCGCAGCACCGTCCGCGCCTTCCTCGAGAACAAGTCGTCCGAAGAAGCCGTCCGCGAGCAGATGGAGACCGAGCAGGGCTACGACGCCGCCGTCTGGCAGCAGATGGGTGAGCAGATGGGCCTCCAGGGCCTCGCGATCCCCGAAGAGTTCGGTGGCTCGGGCTACAGCTTCGTCGAGCTCGGCATCGTGCTCGAAGAGATGGGCCGTGCGCTCCTGTGTGCACCGTTCTTCTCCACGGCCGTGCTCGCGGCGCAGACGCTCATCCACTCGGGTGACGACGCCGCCAAGCAGGCGCACCTCCCCGGCATCGCCTCGGGCGAGACCATCGCCACCGTCGCCTACGTCGAGCCCTCGGGCAAGTGGGACGAGTCGGGCATCACGATGGAAGCATCGGGTTCGGGTTCCGACGTCACGCTGAGCGGCACGAAGTCGTTCGTCATCGACGGTCACGTCGCCAACCTCATCATCGTCGCTGCCAAGTCGGGCGCCGGCACCAGCCTCTACGCCGTCCAGGGTGACGCATCGGGTCTCACCAAGACCTCGCTGTCGACCATGGACCAGACCCGCAAGCAGGCGAAGCTCGACTTCGACAACACGCCCGCGACGCTCATCGGTGAAGAGGGCAAGGGCTGGGAGATCCTCTCGACCGTCCTCGACCTCGTTGCGGTCGGCCTCGCCGCCGAGCAGGTCGGTGGGGCTCAGATGGTGCTCGAGCAGGCTGTCGAGTACGCCAAGGTCCGCGTGCAGTTCGGTCGCCCGATCGGTTCGTTCCAGGCCATCAAGCACAAGTGCGCCGACATGCTCCTCGAAGTCGAATCGGCCAAGTCGGCTGCCTACTACGGCATGTGGTGCGCCGCCGAGATGAACGACGAGCTCGCCTCGACCGCGTCGCTCGCCAAGGCGTACTGCTCGGAGGCGTACTTCCACGCCGCAGCCGAGAACATCCAGATCCACGGTGGCATCGGCTTCACCTGGGAGCACCCGGCACACCTGTACTTCAAGCGTGCGAAGAGCTCCGAGCTGATGTTCGGTGACCCGACGTACCATCGCGAGCAGCTCGCTCAGCGCATCGGTATCTGA
- a CDS encoding type II toxin-antitoxin system prevent-host-death family antitoxin has product MRAELGDAVRRATSGERTVITSSGRPVAQLGPLDADAPDLDRLIGSRAVIPPRRSSTWRAPDPVQVWAGVRIDQVLRELRG; this is encoded by the coding sequence TTGCGCGCCGAGCTCGGCGATGCGGTGCGTCGCGCCACGTCGGGCGAGCGCACCGTCATCACGTCGTCGGGTCGCCCGGTCGCCCAACTCGGCCCCCTCGACGCCGACGCCCCCGACCTCGACCGGCTCATCGGCTCACGCGCCGTCATCCCGCCACGTCGATCGAGCACGTGGCGAGCCCCCGACCCGGTGCAGGTGTGGGCCGGCGTCCGCATCGACCAAGTCCTCCGCGAGCTCCGCGGATGA
- a CDS encoding type II toxin-antitoxin system VapC family toxin: MTVVLDTSALLALAIDGRERTVTLEAMATDEVWAASAMALTEALPAIDRLIDEPILRLDLEDAIRLAWDHLHVVPVDQRCLDRAAALARTQPVRLSDAIHFAAAERLPSPIRFVTFDPTHIGAALGLGFDVIST, from the coding sequence ATGACCGTGGTGCTCGACACCTCCGCGCTGCTGGCGCTGGCGATCGACGGGCGCGAGCGGACCGTCACGCTCGAAGCGATGGCGACCGACGAGGTGTGGGCGGCGTCGGCGATGGCGCTGACCGAAGCACTTCCCGCGATCGACCGACTGATCGACGAGCCGATCCTGCGCCTCGACCTGGAAGACGCGATCCGGCTCGCGTGGGATCACCTGCACGTCGTGCCGGTCGACCAACGCTGTCTCGACCGGGCCGCTGCGCTTGCGCGCACGCAACCGGTTCGGCTCAGCGACGCCATCCACTTCGCGGCCGCCGAACGACTCCCCTCCCCCATCCGGTTCGTCACCTTCGACCCGACGCACATCGGCGCCGCGCTCGGGCTCGGCTTCGACGTGATCAGTACCTGA
- the pyk gene encoding pyruvate kinase, whose amino-acid sequence MARRTKIVATIGPLSSSDEVISDMIEAGMDVARISLAHTPLDEALDMHRRVRAAADRLGAVVATMVDLPGSMIRIGRPHRDGIELETDALVDLVVGNDESTVERVTVDYPHLLKDCSVGDRISIGDGEQVVVVVESMTATTVRARVISGGPLNGRAGVNIPFATNDLGAVSDIHLDEVERFVEEGVDMVSLSVRSGAELRSLALEPHPRGPMLIAKVESASAVEELDSIIEAASAVLVARGGLGMSTALESLPWTQKKIIRDCIAGGLPVITAGQMLESMVVAPTPTRAEATDVANAVFDGTSAVMLSAETAIGGRPAAAVATMARIAETADDEFDHQAWAEQIAELRMAGHDESAMITDAITIAAAGAMESLHVRALLCLSESGLTVRSMARFRPGVPILGFSPNPRTVRQLASSWGVTPRLLETDSPDYQERVRVALSRAKREGLVAQGDIVGVVAGLSQAARATDTFRLLRVS is encoded by the coding sequence GTGGCACGTCGTACGAAGATCGTTGCAACCATCGGACCCTTGAGCAGCAGCGACGAGGTGATCTCCGACATGATCGAAGCGGGGATGGACGTGGCGCGCATCTCGCTCGCGCACACCCCGCTCGACGAGGCGCTCGACATGCACCGCCGCGTGCGCGCTGCCGCCGACCGCCTCGGTGCGGTCGTGGCGACGATGGTCGACCTGCCTGGGTCGATGATCCGCATCGGACGGCCGCATCGCGATGGCATCGAACTCGAGACCGACGCGCTCGTCGATCTCGTGGTGGGCAACGACGAGTCCACCGTCGAGCGGGTCACCGTCGACTATCCGCATCTGCTCAAAGACTGCAGTGTGGGTGATCGCATCTCGATCGGCGACGGCGAGCAGGTTGTCGTCGTGGTCGAGTCGATGACCGCGACGACGGTCCGCGCTCGGGTCATCTCGGGCGGGCCGCTCAACGGTCGTGCCGGGGTCAACATCCCGTTCGCCACCAACGACCTCGGTGCGGTCAGCGACATTCACCTCGACGAGGTCGAACGCTTCGTCGAAGAAGGTGTCGACATGGTGTCGCTGAGCGTGCGCTCAGGCGCCGAGCTTCGGTCGCTCGCACTCGAGCCGCATCCGCGCGGTCCGATGCTGATCGCCAAGGTCGAGTCGGCGTCGGCGGTCGAAGAACTCGACAGCATCATCGAAGCGGCGTCGGCGGTGCTCGTGGCCCGTGGTGGCCTCGGGATGAGCACGGCGCTCGAATCGTTGCCGTGGACGCAGAAGAAGATCATCCGCGACTGCATCGCGGGCGGGTTGCCCGTCATCACTGCCGGGCAGATGCTCGAGTCGATGGTGGTTGCTCCGACGCCGACCCGTGCCGAGGCGACCGACGTCGCCAACGCCGTGTTCGACGGCACCTCCGCGGTGATGCTGTCGGCCGAGACCGCGATCGGCGGTCGACCGGCGGCTGCGGTCGCCACGATGGCCCGCATCGCCGAGACGGCCGACGACGAGTTCGATCACCAGGCGTGGGCCGAACAGATCGCCGAGCTGCGCATGGCAGGGCACGACGAGTCGGCGATGATCACCGACGCCATCACCATTGCCGCGGCCGGAGCGATGGAGTCGCTGCACGTTCGAGCGTTGCTGTGTCTGTCGGAGTCGGGCCTCACGGTTCGCTCGATGGCCCGCTTCCGCCCCGGCGTGCCCATCCTCGGTTTCAGCCCGAATCCGCGGACGGTGCGTCAGTTGGCGTCGAGTTGGGGCGTCACGCCGCGCCTGCTCGAGACCGACAGCCCCGACTATCAGGAGCGCGTTCGCGTGGCGTTGAGCCGGGCGAAGCGCGAAGGGCTGGTGGCGCAGGGCGACATCGTCGGTGTGGTCGCCGGTCTCTCGCAGGCCGCACGAGCCACCGACACGTTCCGCCTGCTACGCGTCAGCTGA